A stretch of the Ornithodoros turicata isolate Travis chromosome 4, ASM3712646v1, whole genome shotgun sequence genome encodes the following:
- the LOC135392848 gene encoding uncharacterized protein LOC135392848, whose protein sequence is MLNLAATLPFLPFLLVQLESWSGEIRLLDARADKQYHEGYAFTLWKLPSDVECRDPRRQAVAVRVTTSPFWPMPLRFKQLKSGFYCFTAIKRNCYRKCHNVTSAVTQLRGTNPPPRCCDARDVHFTWTSSDSVLDVTVTTTRDSVACRLFLVTIWPVPLWSDVCYDQLNKRRHITHQAAANSTTSFFTLNKSEAFCVTIIPGCFECHLQCPVLATQKVAIGAEFNYVVPTEGERVAQNDTLEHIIRFVFVGSILLLAMWTAVIVRIVTTITVSTRGQIDV, encoded by the exons ATGTTGAACCTTGCCGCGACGCTGCCTTTTCTCCCATTCCTGCTTGTGCAACTGGAAAGTTGGAGTGGAGAGATTCGCTTGTTAGATGCCCGAGCAGACAAACAGTACCACGAGGGATACGCCTTCACCCTATGGAAGCTGCCGTCGGACGTGGAATGTAGAGACCCCAGGCGGCAGGCGGTCGCTGTACGCGTGACCACTTCACCCTTTTGGCCCATGCCACTACGGTTCAAGCAGCTCAAGAGCGGGTTCTACTGCTTCACAGCCATCAAACG AAACTGCTACCGCAAATGCCACAATGTCACCTCCGCGGTCACACAACTTCGGGGAACCAACCCTCCTCCACGTTGCTGCGACGCTCGCGACGTCCACTTCACATGGACTTCGAGCGACAGCGTCTTAGACGTGACAGTCACCACCACACGAGACAGCGTCGCCTGTCGCCTGTTCCTGGTCACCATTTGGCCGGTGCCTCTGTGGTCGGACGTCTGTTACGATCAGCTCAACAAACGTCGCCATATCACACATCAGGCCGCAGCAAACTCGACCACAAGCTTCTTTACGCTGAACAAGAGCGAAGCTTTCTGTGTCACTATCATACCTGGATGTTTTGAATGCCATCTACAATGTCCCGTGCTTGCTACCCAGAAGGTTGCCATCGGAGCGGAGTTCAACTACGTAGTTCCTACTGAAGGTGAACGTGTGGCTCAAAACGATACATTGGAACACATTATTCGATTCGTTTTTGTTGGAAGCATCTTATTGTTGGCTATGTGGACGGCAGTCATTGTAAGAATCGTAACAACTATTACAGTGTCAACAAGGGGCCAGATTGATGTGTAA